The following are encoded in a window of Cydia strobilella chromosome 1, ilCydStro3.1, whole genome shotgun sequence genomic DNA:
- the LOC134743572 gene encoding uncharacterized protein LOC134743572, producing MWVLLMLALAAAAVAECPRHCECKWRSGKESALCARAGLTAVPPRLDPTTQLLDLSENKLTTLQNDAFASANLLNLQRLYLSSCSVKFVRQHAFRALVNLVELDLSKNNIQSVPSHAFDSISELRELRLTKNSIIKIKDDAFNAVPHLVRLSLSENKIAEIEPRAFTGLEGSLEYLELDKNKLHVLHVAVLAPLRSLKGLELAGNPWECTCALRPMRDWMIKKNVPATVVPDCSLPPRLMSMSWDRLDLEEFACPPEVSAASNSFKSVEGEEVTLVCRVSGVPAPRVRWVRAGRLLANSSSNNVNSGRSFILRSEGKTSNLTIKAADMQDTGSYTCNAENRAGKAEAVVSLVVEKKPQGKGFGGRALMAGMAVSAVIVLSSCLVGLCAYETRKKRQLDRWNEQIVTTNRRDDNYEKIEANIKGVVEVPRVLPADSGRKRGDYRNVPSHDPEDDCAGYLREEVREERDPMSLSFDAGWRRSEFDNSVSRNGILERDLHIPRLKDYSKRTDETPESVASSTSTGVLSAHAEHSSANRFNNNPRARPRLRHERLDNDLSGSDSEKNYPDLIEMSALGTSSYLRSEMKHDPYYFYTIPRRKDGESRSPLLNSRRNSSGGDSGTFFDRIYDKNQPRNVGRRSNSFLDLSSGGNRLRRNPSLPSSPAREQPTVPSATPLLDLSGLRDYTRVDQPMEDFDFRASQLEKFLEEYRTLREQLSRMKETRENLQRNRAVDNEELRSILKGKPSVAVTEMSSGALADAASPLAMSPPEYKPHQPRPEWLTTLLYRN from the exons ATGTGGGTGCTGCTGATGCTGGCACTGGCGGCGGCCGCCGTGGCCGAGTGTCCGCGCCACTGCGAGTGCAAGTGGCGCAGCGGCAAGGAGTCCGCGCTATGCGCCCGCGCTGGCCTGACAGCCGTGCCCCCGCGCCTCGACCCCACCACGCAGCTCCTCGACCTCTCCGAAAATAAACTGACCACCCTTCAGAACGATGCTTTTGCCTCGGCCAACCTCCTCAATCTCCAACGCCTTTACCTTTCTTCTTGCAGCGTCAAATTCGTACGACAGCACGCCTTCCGCGCTCTAGTAAACCTAGTAGAACTAGATTTATCAAAGAACAATATACAATCCGTGCCGTCACACGCTTTCGACTCAATTTCCGAACTCCGAGAGCTGAGGCTAACCAAAAATTCAATTATCAAAATCAAAGATGACGCTTTCAATGCTGTGCCCCATTTAGTACGGCTGAGCCTTAGTGAGAATAAAATAGCCGAGATAGAACCGAGAGCGTTCACGGGGTTGGAAGGTTCACTGGAATACTTAGAACTGGATAAGAATAAACTGCACGTTCTCCACGTAGCAGTTTTGGCACCATTACGATCGCTGAAGGGTTTAGAGCTTGCTGGAAATCCATGGGAGTGTACGTGTGCTTTGCGACCAATGAGGGATTGGATGATTAAGAAAAATGTCCCCGCAACAGTAGTTCCAGATTGTTCCCTGCCTCCGCGGCTCATGTCCATGTCTTGGGATCGTCTGGACTTGGAAGAGTTCGCCTGTCCTCCAGAAGTCAGTGCCGCGTCTAATAGTTTTAAAAGTGTCGAGGGTGAGGAAGTGACGTTAGTGTGTCGAGTAAGCGGCGTTCCCGCGCCGCGGGTGCGGTGGGTGCGCGCGGGCCGCCTTCTTGCCAATTCTAGTTCTAATAATGTAAATTCCGGTAGATCTTTTATATTACGTAGTGAAGGGAAAACGAGTAATTTAACTATTAAAGCAGCAGATATGCAAGATACAGGCTCGTATACCTGCAATGCAGAAAACCGAGCGGGAAAAGCGGAGGCGGTTGTGAGCCTGGTCGTGGAGAAAAAGCCGCAGGGCAAAGGCTTTGGCGGTCGCGCTCTCATGGCCGGTATGGCGGTGTCCGCGGTGATAGTGTTAAGTTCTTGTTTAGTAGGACTGTGCGCGTATGAAACTCGTAAGAAAAGACAATTAGATAGGTGGAACGAACAGATAGTGACCACTAATCGCCGCGATGACAATTACGAGAAGATAGAGGCTAATATAAAGGGTGTGGTGGAGGTGCCGCGGGTGTTGCCGGCGGACAGCGGCCGGAAGAGGGGGGACTACAGGAACGTCCCCTCGCACGACCCGGAGGACGATTGCGCAGGTTATTTGCGCGAGGAGGTACGCGAGGAACGAGACCCCATGTCGCTGTCCTTCGACGCAGGGTGGCGGAGATCTGAGTTTGATAACTCGGTCAGCAGAAATGGAATACTTGAGCGAGATTTGCATATACCCCGCTTGAAGGATTACAGCAAACG tactgACGAAACCCCCGAGTCTGTCGCGAGCTCGACATCAACGGGCGTGTTGAGCGCGCACGCCGAGCACTCATCGGCCAACCGCTTTAACAACAACCCACGCGCGCGTCCGCGCCTGCGCCACGAGCGTCTCGACAACGACCTCTCCGGCAGCGACAGCGAAAAAAACTACCCAGACCTCATCGAGATGAGCGCTCTAGGCACCTCCTCGTACCTCCGAAGCGAAATGAAACACGACCCGTACTATTTCTATACGATCCCCAGGAGAAAAGACGGCGAGAGCCGAAGCCCCCTTTTAAATAGTAGAAGAAACAGTTCTGGCGGCGATTCTGGAACCTTTTTTGACCGGATCTACGATAAGAATCAGCCAAGGAACGTTGGACGACGCTCTAATAGCTTTCTCGACTTATCGTCGGGCGGTAATCGGTTGCGACGTAATCCGAGCTTACCCTCGTCTCCAGCCCGGGAGCAGCCCACCGTACCGTCCGCTACCCCCCTCCTCGATCTGTCCGGCCTCCGCGACTACACGCGCGTGGATCAGCCGATGGAGGACTTCGATTTCCGTGCTTCACAACTTGAGAAGTTCCTAGAGGAATATCGAACTTTACGTGAACAGTTATCGAGAATGAAAGAAACGAGAGAGAATCTGCAGAGGAATAGAGCGGTTGACAATGAGGAGTTGAGGTCAATTTTGAAAGGTAAACCTAGTGTGGCTGTGACTGAGATGTCTTCAGGGGCGCTGGCGGATGCGGCGTCGCCACTGGCGATGAGCCCGCCGGAGTACAAGCCGCACCAGCCTCGCCCCGAGTGGCTAACCACATTACTTTATCGCAATTAA